Within the Thermanaeromonas toyohensis ToBE genome, the region CAGAAGGAAATAGAAAAAATAACACGGCTTTTATACAGGCCTGTGGAAGTGTGAAATTAAAAACTATGAGTAAAGGAAGGAGGTACTTCCACCAATGCTGTACACTTCTTGGACTGCCCGGAGAATAGCCTATATAGCTATGTTCGTAGCCCTCTCGGCGGTAGGCGCCTACCTAAAGGTGCCCAGCTTTATCGGGACTCCGGCTCTAGATTCCTTCCCTGGCTTTCTCGGTGCCCTAGTACTCGGTCCCCGTGATGGAGCCCTCATAGCCTTTTTAGGGCATCTCTTCACCGCGCTGACGGCCGGATTCCCCCTAACACTACCTCTCCACCTGTTCATTGCGGCTGGCATGGCTGTCATCACAGCCCTTTTTGCTTTCCTCGCTTCCTATTCCGTTCCTGTCGGTGCGGTAACGGCCATATTCTTGAACAGTGTCCTTTTGCCCGCCTTGTTCATCCCCCTACCGGGATTCGGGAAGGGCTTTTTTATTGCCGTTCTAGTTCCCCTTTTAGTAGCTTCTACCCTCAACATCCTCGTAGCTATATTCGTTTTTGCTGGCCTACGGCCCGTATTCCCCAACAGTTGGGTGCTGGCGCGGCGCCGAAGGGTGAAGGGGCATGAGGAAGTATCGGGATCTCACACTGATAGAGCTTAACGATGGCAGACTCCTAGTGATAGCCTGCGATTCCTGCGGGGCAATAGGTCCTAAAGAAGGGGATGTGGTAAAAGTACCCGGCTACGTAGTGGGCCGCTTCACTAGCCGCGTAGCCCTGATGGAAGTCCTAGCTGCTGGGGCATGGCCGATCTGCGTTGTGAACACCTTGTGTGTGGAACCCTTCCCCACGGGAGCTGACATACAGCGCGGGATAGCCGATGAGCTGCGATTTTTAGGGGTGGATCCAGAGGCTTTACTTACTGGTAGCACAGAGAAGAATATGCCCACTTCCCAGTCAGGAGTGGGAGTAACTGTCATCGGGATAGCTTCTAAAGAACAATTACGAGTGGGTCGCCTGAGTGCGGGAGATTCCCTTGGCCTCTTTGGGCTGCCCAAAGTAGGAGCCGAGGTTTCCCTTAACGACCCGGAAATAGCGGATCTACCAACAGTAATGCTTTTACTTTCCAGTAGCCAAGTAAGGGAAATAGTACCGGTCGGCTCGCGGGGCATAAAAGCCGAAGCTGAAACATTGGCTCGGCTCAACGACCTAGAGCTTGTGTGGTACGAAATCCCAGATGAAGTGGATCTATACAAATCGGCCGGTCCCGCCACCTGCCTATTGGTGGCCGGGGAGGAGGCTAGCCTAAAACTCTTGGGAGAGAAGGCTAAAAAGCCCTTCCTTCTGCTAGGTAATTTGATTCCCCATTCTAAAGGCTAGCCTCTCACCAACACCACTGAAGGATGGGAGAAGGAAGCCCCGGGATCTGACCGGGTAAGATTAAAAGGGAAGAATTGCGGGGGAGGAGTAATGGAAGGGGAGAGATTCTGAGAGCAAGGGAGTATAGTTTTTCGCAGCCGCTATGACAAAGAAAAAGTAAAGTGTCAACTTTTTTGATAAACGGGGATGGAGCCAAATGGATAAAACAAGGCAAGGAATACTTCCTCAAGGCTCACATCTATTTAGACCACTTGAAGCTAATTTGAACAAAAATTTTTTGTAACCTTAGCAGGAATTTCAAACGATATGTCGAACTATTACAATGAAGCAACGTAGTTGGATATTATGCAACAACATCTTTGGGTGGAGTGAAGTGGGAGAGGGTATCCAATCTGTTCAACGGGCCGTATATATCCTTGAGCGTCTGGCTTCCTCGAAGAACGGGGCAACTGCCTCTGAAATCGCTAAAGAGTTAGGAGTTAACCGTAGTACTGTATTTAGGTTGATGGAAACGTTAATCGAAGCGGGTTACGTTAGACAGGCAACTTTGACTAAGCGTTATCACCTTACTATGAAGTTGTTTTCTTTAGGGAGTAAGCTTTTAGATGAAATGGACATCCGTTCCTGTGCTAGGCCTGTGTTGGAGAGTTTACAAAAAGAAACCGGTCATACGGTCCATCTAGGTTTGCGGGATCTAAATGAAGTTGTGTATATAGACAAAATTACAGGTACTAATCCTATCCAAATGTATTCCATGATAGGCCGGAGAGCTCCCCTTTACTGTACAGGTATTGGGAAAGCTATTTTGGCATTTATGAAGGATCATGAAATAGATCAATTTCTAAGGAATACCAAGCTGATTAGATTTACCCCTAACACTATCGTGGATCCCATAAAGTTGTGGCAAGAAATAAAGGAAATACGGGTAAGAGGATATGCCCTGGATATGGAAGAGCATGAAATGGGAATACGGTGTGTAGCCGCTCCTATTTTTGATTACACTCAGGAAGTTATAGGGAGTATAAGTCTTGCTGCGGTGGTTATAACCTTAGGAGACAAGAGTATAGAAGAATATGCGGACAAGGTCATACAGGCAGCCAAGACGGTAAGTGAATTGTTGGGGGCGCGGAAATAGCTATGATAATTTTAACCAAGATGAACAACATTGTTGCAATTTATGCAACAATGTTGAGGCCGTAATAGAAAGGGGATTATTAAAGTATGGAGGCGACAAAGGTTGAGAGTGTTATAGATACTATTTTACAGGAAAAATTGGTAGCCATTTTAAGAAAAATAGAAGGGGACAGGTTATTTAAAGTCATTGACAGTTTATTGGAAGCCGGGATACGGGTGGCTGAGATTACACTAAATACCGAGGGCGCTATTAACTTACTTGGCGAACTGATAAAAAGATATGGCGAAGAGATGCTTCTCGGTGCGGGCACAGTAACTCGTATTCAGGAAGTAGAAGAAGCTGCTGCTAGTGGTGCAAAATTTATTGTAACCCCAGTAATGCTGCCTGAGATAATACAAGCATGCAAGAGGTTTCAACTGGGCGTAATTCTAGGAGCTTGTTCTCCTACTGAAATATACCAGGCTTATTCTTTGGGAGCGGATATAGTCAAGGTTTTTCCAGCAGGTAGCCTAGGCCCCTCTTATTTCCGCGAATTGCAGGGGCCTTTAGGAAATGTTCCGCTGGCCGCCGTTGGAGGTGTAACTCTTGAGAATGGGCGAGCGTTCCTCGAGGCCGGGGCCAAGGTGTTAGGCGTAGGTTCGTCCCTTACTCCGCGACAACTGGTAAATGCAGGTGACTGGATGCAGCTCAAGAACATAGCAAAACGGTTCAAGGAACTAGTAAGTTAGAAGGATGATACACATTGTTGCTGATGGCGATAGATGGTGGAACAACTAACACTAGGATCCGGGTACTTAAGGATGAAAAGATAATTGGTAAAGCCCATGTTCCTGTAGGAGTAAGGAATACAGCAATTGCAGGTTGCAATAAGGAGCTGGTGGAAGGTCTCAGAGAGGGTGTGCACATGGCCCTGGCGTCAGCAGGGCTTACGGAAAAGGATTTGCAACTAGTTGTGGCTTCCGGGATGCTTACCTCTAACGTAGGTATAATGGAAATACCGCATATCAGTACACCTGCTGGAGTGAAGGAGCTTGCTGCAAACAGTAGATTGGTAGAGATGCCGGAAGTAATAAACGTGCCTATACTTTTTATTCCGGGAGTAAAAAATAGTTGTCCGCTCAGACAAGACGTGGATGAATTAGAAGCAATGGATATAATGCGGGGTGAAGAAACGGAAACAATCGGTATCTTAGAATTGAAGAAAATTAGGGGACCTATTACCTTAATTTTACCAGGCTCACATACAAAAGTTGTAAGGGTTAATGAACATAACCAGATTACTTGCTGCTTGACTACTATGGGAGGAGAGATCTTTGGGACGTTAGCTACTAATACAATCCTGGCTGATTCAGTACCTTCTACCCTTGTTTCTGAACTGGACAGGGAGATGCTTCTTAACGGGGCAGCTATGTCCCGGAAGGTAGGTCTTACGCGCGGTTGCTTTTTTACCCGGATCATGAGCCAGTTTATACCCTTTGATGGTGATAAAAGGGCCAACTTCCTGCTAGGCGTAGTATTGGGCCAGGATATCATTGCTATGAAAAATAGTAAAGCCTGTCGGCTTTGCTGGGGTGAAAAAATCGTTATAGGGGGACCGTCACCGTTGCGTAGGGCTATTTACTATCTGTTGGAGGAAGAAATGGGTTCTAAAGCTGACCTTTCCGTACTAGATGATGAAACTGTAGAAATGTCAACTGCTATCGGGGCTCGTATAATAGGATTGGAACATCTCAATATATTTTGCTAAAGAGTCACCGTAGTATAAATAAATAAACATAAATATCCAAGGAGGTGAAAAAAGAAGTCTTAGAAAAACAAGATTTATTATGTTAATGAGAAACAAAAAAGGAGGGGAGAGTCAAGTTTACTGCGTAGAGAAGGGTTAAGAAAAACTTAGCATCGGCGGCTCAGAAGTTCAATACCAACTAATACCTAAAGGAGGTATAGGGTAAATGTGGCGCAAATGGCTTATTAGTGTGCTAATAATAGTCGTGGCCATTAGTTTAGCTGCCTGTTCGGCTCAACAATCCTCTCAAAAGGTAAACCAACAGCCGGCTACAGGGCAGCCAGCTACTACTGAAGCTGGGAAAGGCCAGGGCACAGTAGCAAAGGATGATAAAAATATAAAAGTAGGTATCGTAGTAAATGGCCAAGGGAACTTCTTTAACGCAGGGATATTTCAGGAGACCCAGCGGCTGGTAAAAGAAAAGGGCGGGACACCTGTTGCTCTTGATAGCCTGGGTCAGCGCGAGAAGATGCTAAGCGATATCGAGACTCTCATACAGCAGAATGTAGACGCGTTAATCGTTCTGTTAGGTGATCCCACCTTCCTGGAGCCTGCTCTTAAGAAGGCTAAAGAGAAAAACATCCCGTGGATTAGTGTGGCTGCTGGCTTCCATCCGCTTGTTGATCTTGAGATAGATTCCAACGACTGGGCTATGGGAGCCAAGGTTGCTGCTTACATGGCTGCGCGGCTAGGGGGGAAGGGTAAGATCGTAGAAATTTATGGGGATCTTATTTTGCCTACCAGAGCTAGGGCTGAGGCGCTTCGAGCAGTCCTTAAAGAATATCCTGAAATCCAGATTGTTGAGCGTCATGCCTATGCTTGGCCTGGCTTCCTTGAGGATTGTCGGAAGTGGATGGAAACGGTATTACAAAAATACCCGAAACCGGGAGACATTCAAGCCGTGTTTGCCGCCTTTGACGGTGCAGGCATAGGAGCCGCTCAAGCTATCGAGGCTGCTGGGCGTAAAGAGATATTCGTAGTTGGGATAGATGGAGATCCCTTAGCCTATGAAAACATGCGCAATAAGGGTGTATTTGCTGCAACTGCAGCTCATGACCTAAAGGGTATGGCCGAAAAGGCTGTTGAATGGGCATTTAGGATGGCTAAAGGTGAGAAACCGCCTGTTAAGATGATGTTTATTGATAGCCCACTTATTACCCAGGAGAATGTTCCACCAGCTACCAAGTAACAATGCTCTCTGACCGTAGGAATCAATTCTTACAAAGTAGGGTGCCACCTTACGGGTGGCACCCGCTAACCCTTACTCTGTGGGGGCGGTACTTTGGAAGGCAATAGCTATGTCCTTGAGATGAAGAATATTTCTATGCAGTTTCCCGGAGTCAAAGCCCTGGACAACGTAGATTTTTCCGTAGCGCGGGGTGAGATCCACGCCCTGGTGGGAGAGAACGGCGCTGGTAAGTCTACGTTAATAAAGATCTTGGGCGGGGTCTACCTGCCAACGAGCGGCGAGATCCTTGTCGAGGGCAAGAAAGTAACCTATAGTTCCCCGCAGGAAGCTGCTGCAGCAGGAATAAGTATAGTGCACCAAGAGCTAAATTTGGTGCCTTATATGTGTGTGGCGGAGAACCTGTTTATGGGGCGTTCCCTGCCCAAGAACAAGTGGGGTATGGTTAATTGGAGTGAACTCTACCGGAAGGCTGCAGAGTTGTTAACGGTGGTTGGCCTCCAGGATCTTGTACGTTACCCTGCGGGCCGCCTGAGTGTAGCTCAGCAACAGCTTCTCCAGATTGGGCGCGCGGTTTCTTTTGGAGCCAAAATAGTGGTATTTGACGAGCCTACGGCCTGTCTGAGCCGTAGCGAAGTAGAGAATCTCTTTAGAGTTATCAGGTCTTTAAAAGAGCGGGGAACATCTATCATTTACGTGTCTCACCGGCTAGAAGAAATATTTGAACTTGCCGATAGAGTAACTGTCCTGAGAGACGGTAAAAGAGTAGGCGTGCACGAAATAAATCAAGTCTCCCCACAACAGATCATAAGTCTAATGCTCGGAAAAGAATTGAGTAAGGAGAGACGACGACAAAGTTACGTTCAGGATGAGGTGGTACTTCGGGCAGAAGGGCTTTGCTCGGACACAGGTGTAAGAGATGTGAGTTTCGAACTGCGTAAAGGAGAAGTAGTAGGGCTAGCAGGAGTGGTAGGTTCGGGCCGAACGGAGGTTGCGCGACTGCTTTTTGGCGTAGACAAGCTGACGAGTGGTCGAATTTTTGTAGGAGAGGAACAGATTTTTCCCCCCAATATAAGGAAAGCAATTAGAGCCGGATTGGCCTTCGTACCGGAGGATAGGCGTAACCAGGGATTAGTCTTAAATATGACAGTAAAAGAGAATGCGAGCTTGGCTTTCTTAAAGAACTTCGCCCGCTATGGTTTTATAAGCCATGCAAAAGAAAAAGAAAGAGTGCAAGGCCTGATCCGAACCCTTTCCATAAGGCCGCCGGAAGCTAGCAGGATAGTGAAATATCTCAGTGGTGGCAATCAACAGAAGGTAGTGTTGGCTAAGTGGCTAGCTGGTGCGAAACCGAAAGTGGTAATCTTTGATGAACCTACTCAAGGCATAGACGTTGGAGCAAAAGCTGAAGTTCACCAGCTTATCGATAATCTAGCGCGCGAAGGTGCGGGGATCCTCCTCATATCCTCGGATATACAAGAACTCTTGAGTCTTTGTGACCGCATTTTAGTTATGGTAAGGGGTAAGATTGTCAAGTGTCTCAGTCGCGAGGAAGCGACTGCGAGTACGATTTTGGCGTACGCTATGAGAAAGGAGAATAGTGCGGAATATGCCTAGTGTTCTGCGGAAATACGGTACGCTTATAGGGTTTCTTGTACTATGTGTTATATTTTCCTTTCTCTCCCCTGTCTTCCTAACCGTTGATAACCTAGTGATGGTTTTGCTGCAAGGAAGTATGTTAACAATCATCGCTTTAGGTACCACAGTGGTAATGGCTGCTGGCGGCTTCGATATGTCTTTCGGTTCTGTATGTGGCCTGATTGGTGTTGCGTTGGCAGGGATGTTGGTGAAAGGTGTACCTATTCCATTAGCGATTTTAATAAGCCTGGCAATGGGGGCAGCCTTTGGTTGCGTAAATGGGATACTAGTAGCTGTATTTGGTATAGCAGATTTCATCGCAACTCTTTCGACTATGTCAATAGCTCGGGGACTTAACTATTACTATACAAGAGGGGAACCCATCTTCATGGGGATACCGCCAGAGTTTAAGATTATCGGGCAGGGCAAGATCGGAATAATCGGGTATCCGGTACTAATAATGCTAGCAGTCCTTGTGATATTGTATGTGTTTATGAATCACACTGTAACAGGTAGGCAGATTTACGCAGTCGGTGGAAATAAAACTGCTGCGCGATTGTCCGGTATCAATGTTAGATGGATTAGAATATTTTCATTCATAATAGGGGGTTTAGCAGCAGCTCTTACCGCCGTTATAGTCACATCAAGGTTAGGGTCTGGACAGCCCACCGCTGGTGAGGGGTTCCTACTGGACGGCTTGGCAGCAGTGTTTCTTGGGATGACTATGTTTAAGGAAGGGGAACCCCACATTTCGGGTACTTTTATAGGAGCTCTGATTATGGGTGTTTTAGTGAACGGGCTAAACTTACTTGGAGTGCAATACTTCTTTCAGGATATATTGAAAGGATTGATTATCCTCGCCGCTGTTGGTCTTACAGCAACCGGCAAACCCAAAGACTAGTTCTTCGAAAGTTTGTTGGAAGGTCTTTATAGTAGTAGCTCGGGTATCAGTTTCAGGAGGCAACACGCAATGGAAAAGCCGCTTTTGATGATTCCTGGACCCTGCGCTCTCGAACGGGAAGTTTGCGAGGCCATGAGCTGGCAGCCTGTACCCCATTATGGACGCGAATGGGTAGAAGAGTTCAACCGGGTTCGAGAGTCTTTAAAGCCGCTCTTTGGTACTACTGAGGGCAAAATATATATTACTGTAGGCTCAGGACATGCTGGGATTGAAGCAGGAATAAACGCTATCGCGGCTGAGGGTGATCGGCTCCTAGTAGTAAACAACGGTTTTTTTGGTGAAAGGATAGTGTGGATAGCTCGCAATTACGGTATAGAAGTTGTAGAACTTAGGAGCGAATGGGGTGAGCCAGTAGACCCGGAGGCGGTAAGGGATGCCCTCGATAGGGATCCAATGATAAAAGCATTGGCTGTAGTGCATGGGGAAACCTCTACGGGGGTGTTAAACCCAATAAAAGAAATAGGCAAAATCGCTTGCGAGCGGGAAGTACTCCTCTTTGTGGACGCTATTTGTTCAGTAGGGGGTACTGAATTCCTGATGGATGAGTGGGGGGTTGACCTGTGTGTAGCGGCCTCTCAGAAAGGTCTTTCAGCGCCGGCGGGGCTGGTAATATTAGCTGTCCGGCAGAAGGTGTGGGATAACCTGAAGAAGCGTAAAAAGCGGCCTGTCGGTTGGTACTTGAACGTGGAAGTGTGGCGGCATTTTGAAGAAAGCCAAGGAGATTTTCAACCTTACGGGATTACAATGGCGGTAAACAACGTAAGGGCTTTACAGGTTAGCCTAGACCAGATGTATCGTGAAGGCCTGGAAAATCGCTTTCGTAGGCATCACGAGATTTCTCGGTATATAAGAGATGGGCTTGCTTCTCTTGGTTTGGAATTGTTTGCGCGTGGAGAGCCACTCCCCCTGGTTACGGTGAGCAAGTGCCCGCAAGGGATCGAAGCGGAGAAACTGGTGACGCTCCTTAGGAAGAGGTATGATATCTATATTACAGGCGGGCTGGGACCTTATAAAGAAAAAACCTTTCGCGTAGGACATATGGGGCCCTTAGCGGTGCCAGAGGTTGCAGACTACTTCCTGGCAGCGTTGAAGGATTGCCTGCAGCAGCTATAGGTGAGGTGGCAGTGTGTATGATCTTTGTACTGGGTATATGCGGTAGCCCGCGCAAAGGTAACAGTTATTATCTATTGGAAAAGGCCTTGGAGTCGGCGCGGGAGGTAGCCCCGAAAGAGGTAAAGACGGAGCTTTACTCGGTAAGAGGGAAAAAGTTTGCGCCATGTATCTCCTGTTTCAAGTGCGGAGAGCTTCAGGGCGAATGCGTTATCAAGGATGATTTCCAGGAGCTGAGGGAGAAGTGGGTAGAAGCAGACGTTATCATTTACTCTGTACCTGTGTATCACATGGGGATCCCCGCGCAGCTTAAAGCATTTATTGATCGTCTAGGAAACAGTTTATTCGGACGTTATTCTAACCTGTTCCCAGGGGAGGCTAAATTACCGAGAAGTTTGAAGGTGATTGGAGCGATAGCCCAAGGAGCACACTTATACTCTGGCCAGGAGCATACCTTGACAGATCTTATAAATCACGCCCTAGTTATGGGTTGCGTTCCCGTAACCGGTGATATGTGGGAGACATACATTGGCGCCGGAGCATGGACGTATAACGATGTGGGCAGGAATGTGCTGGCGGATAAAAGTGAAGAAAGTAGTTTGGATATGCGGGTTGCCTTAAGGGGGACGGCTTCGCTTGCCCGGCGGGCAGTAGAGCTGGCTATCATTCTTAAATCGGGAGGAAAGGTAGAAGCTAAGCGGCTAGAAGTTGACCCAGTTTATATTCCATTTCTGGCTCGGGTAAGAGGAGAAGTCACTAGTCAATAAAGTAAAAAATGGGGTGGAAGGTTGGGAAGAGGGCATAAGTGAAAAATTTAGGAGCACTGGAAATTTGACGGCGAATTCGTAATCGGGTGGTTTGCTTTCCCCCGGGGCTTAAAATGGCTAAATGACGGGATAAAGGGCAAGTTCAAGCCATATTGTTGCATTTAAGAAAAAGGGTTCAGTTACTAGACTGGGGTGGCACTGCCACTTATTATCGTACCAAGGAGGTTAACCTTATGGGTAAGATAACAGTTGTTGCGGAGAACTGTACCGGTTGCAAGGCATGTATGATGGTGTGCACCCTTGTTCATGAGAAGGCTCCAAGCTATAAGAGGTCACGGGTAAAAGTGAAAAAGAACGATGAGTATGAAGAGTTTCTTCCCCTAATTTGCCGCCATTGTGAGGAAGCTCCTTGTGTGGACGTGTGTCCTGTCGGGGCCCTATGGAGAGATACAAGAGGAGCGATTGTGCTTAACAGTAGCGAATGCACGGGTTGCCGTCAATGTGTGGATGTGTGTCCCTATGGAGCACTATTTATCGATGAGGAATTGGGTACCGCATATAAGTGCGATCTTTGTAATGGGGAACCAGCGTGTATAAAAGTGTGTCAAGTAGCAGGGGCACTCAGATACGAGATTGAGGGAGGTTTGGATGGAAATGAGTAGAAGGGGAGTTATACTTCATGTTGACCTAACCGAAGGAAGGATATGGCGGGAAGAGATACCGAGGGAATGGGAGGCTGCCTACCTGGGTTCTCGCGGCATAAATGCCCGGCTGTTGTGGGACCTGCTAAAAGCGGGTGTGGAGCCCCTAAGTAAGGATAATGTACTTATTTTTGGAGCAGGCAAGTTAAGCGGTACGGGAGCTCCATCAAGCGGGCGAACCACAATAACGTGTAAGAGCCCGGCTACCAACCTGTACATGAAGGTAAATGTTGGAGGCCACTGGGGAACGGAACTAAGGTATGCGGGTTACGACCATTTAGTGATACATGGAGCGGCCGATAAGCCTGTTTATCTTTATATAAATGATACTACTGTAGAAATCCGGGATGCAGGACACTTGTGGGGTAAAGATGTACGTGAAACTACTAGAGCTATAAGGCACGAAATAGGAGATGAGGAAGTTGAAGTTGCCTGTATTGGCCAAGCCGGTGAAAATCTGGTCAAGATGGCAGGGATCATGTGCTCCGTTTATAACGCTGGCGCTAGGGGCGGCGTGGGAGCTGTAATGGGATCTAAGAAACTCAAAGCAGTAGCGGTTAAGGGGAGCGGAGCCATTTACCTAGCAGACCCCGAAAGGTATTGGCAGGTGGCGCGCGAATGTGTAGACGGGCTTTTGGCGGAATCGGGTATAGGAGGTCTGCACGCCTACGGTACCTCTGGCTCTATTCTGCCGCTTAACGAATTAAAGTGCTTCGCTGTATACAACTTTCGCGGTGGAGCACATCCGGAAATGGAAAAGATTAGCGGGTTAGCTCTGGTGGAACAGGGTTACCTGAAACGCAAGGTAGGTTGTAACAGCTGTATTATTGGCTGTCACCGGTTTACGGTAATAGAGAAAGGAGAATATGCTGGGACTTATTCGGGAGGTCCGGAACTGGAAACATTAGGTTCATTAGGCTGCGGTTGCGGCGTATTTGACCTTGAAGCCATCTTGAAGGCTAACGAATTATGTAATATCTACGGTTTAGATACCATATCGGTCGGTAATGTAATTGCATGGGCAATGGAATGTTTCGAACGCGGAGTACTAACCAAAGAAGATACAGGCGGTCTTGACCTTTCCTGGGGGAACGGAGAAGCCGTAATTGAGCTGGTTAATCAAATCGCCTTCCGTCGTGGTCTCGGGAATTTATTGGCTGAGGGTGTTCGGCGGGCGGCTGAACAAGTTGGAAAGGACTCTTGGAAATGGGCCATAGAAGTTAAGGGGTTAGAACAATCCCGGGTGGATACGCGGGCAGCAATGGCGTATGCTCTGGCCTTTGCGGTTAATCCCAGGGGAGCAGATCACTTGCATACAGAAACCTTTGCGGAATTCGGTTTAAGCCCGGAAGCGCGGAAGGTAATTGCAGACATTACGGGCAACGAAAAATACGCTAACCCTTATCTGGTGGAAAAGAGAGCAGAAATTGTCCGTTGGCACGAAGATTGCTATGCAGTAACTGATTGCCTGGGCTTCTGTGCCTTTACGACAACAGCACTCTTCGGTGTTACTCCAGATAGAATGGCTAGGCTATTTAGTGCGGCTACTGGAATAGAAATTACGGAAGAAGAAATTATGAAGGCAGGGCGGAGGATCATTAACCTTGAAAAAGCTTTCAACGTTCGTGAAGGGGCTACACGTGCAGACGACCGCGCCCCCTGGCGTATCTTAAATGAAAGATCCCCAGATCTGCCCGCAGAAGCAACGGTGCTTACGGAAGAAAAATTAAACCAAATGCTTGATAAGTATTACACTCTGCACAACTGGGACTTAAAAACAAGCTGGCCAAAGAAAGAAACCCTTTTAGAGCTTGGGTTAGAGGATGTGGCTGAGGAACTAGAAAAACTAGGTAAGATTCCCAGCTAGAGGAGGTACAGATGTCATGTATAAGATCACTACGAATGATGTGGAGCCGTTGCTGGAAGGTTTGGCTATATTGGGAACTGGAGGGGGTGGCAATCCCCAATGGGGTCGAGCTATTTTGGAAGCTGACTTGGCCCGAGGCCGGGAGCTGGTGCTGATAGATCCTGATGAGGTATCCGATGAAGCTCTGGTCGTTTGCGGAGGTATAATGGGTTCGGTCAAGACGCTCGAACAGTGGAGTATTAGAAGCCTGCTTGAGCGCTGGGAAAAT harbors:
- a CDS encoding ECF transporter S component: MLYTSWTARRIAYIAMFVALSAVGAYLKVPSFIGTPALDSFPGFLGALVLGPRDGALIAFLGHLFTALTAGFPLTLPLHLFIAAGMAVITALFAFLASYSVPVGAVTAIFLNSVLLPALFIPLPGFGKGFFIAVLVPLLVASTLNILVAIFVFAGLRPVFPNSWVLARRRRVKGHEEVSGSHTDRA
- a CDS encoding AIR synthase related protein gives rise to the protein MRKYRDLTLIELNDGRLLVIACDSCGAIGPKEGDVVKVPGYVVGRFTSRVALMEVLAAGAWPICVVNTLCVEPFPTGADIQRGIADELRFLGVDPEALLTGSTEKNMPTSQSGVGVTVIGIASKEQLRVGRLSAGDSLGLFGLPKVGAEVSLNDPEIADLPTVMLLLSSSQVREIVPVGSRGIKAEAETLARLNDLELVWYEIPDEVDLYKSAGPATCLLVAGEEASLKLLGEKAKKPFLLLGNLIPHSKG
- a CDS encoding UPF0236 family transposase-like protein; the protein is MSTFLINGDGAKWIKQGKEYFLKAHIYLDHLKLI
- a CDS encoding IclR family transcriptional regulator, coding for MKQRSWILCNNIFGWSEVGEGIQSVQRAVYILERLASSKNGATASEIAKELGVNRSTVFRLMETLIEAGYVRQATLTKRYHLTMKLFSLGSKLLDEMDIRSCARPVLESLQKETGHTVHLGLRDLNEVVYIDKITGTNPIQMYSMIGRRAPLYCTGIGKAILAFMKDHEIDQFLRNTKLIRFTPNTIVDPIKLWQEIKEIRVRGYALDMEEHEMGIRCVAAPIFDYTQEVIGSISLAAVVITLGDKSIEEYADKVIQAAKTVSELLGARK
- a CDS encoding bifunctional 4-hydroxy-2-oxoglutarate aldolase/2-dehydro-3-deoxy-phosphogluconate aldolase, whose amino-acid sequence is MEATKVESVIDTILQEKLVAILRKIEGDRLFKVIDSLLEAGIRVAEITLNTEGAINLLGELIKRYGEEMLLGAGTVTRIQEVEEAAASGAKFIVTPVMLPEIIQACKRFQLGVILGACSPTEIYQAYSLGADIVKVFPAGSLGPSYFRELQGPLGNVPLAAVGGVTLENGRAFLEAGAKVLGVGSSLTPRQLVNAGDWMQLKNIAKRFKELVS
- a CDS encoding 2-dehydro-3-deoxygalactonokinase — protein: MAIDGGTTNTRIRVLKDEKIIGKAHVPVGVRNTAIAGCNKELVEGLREGVHMALASAGLTEKDLQLVVASGMLTSNVGIMEIPHISTPAGVKELAANSRLVEMPEVINVPILFIPGVKNSCPLRQDVDELEAMDIMRGEETETIGILELKKIRGPITLILPGSHTKVVRVNEHNQITCCLTTMGGEIFGTLATNTILADSVPSTLVSELDREMLLNGAAMSRKVGLTRGCFFTRIMSQFIPFDGDKRANFLLGVVLGQDIIAMKNSKACRLCWGEKIVIGGPSPLRRAIYYLLEEEMGSKADLSVLDDETVEMSTAIGARIIGLEHLNIFC
- a CDS encoding sugar ABC transporter substrate-binding protein, translated to MWRKWLISVLIIVVAISLAACSAQQSSQKVNQQPATGQPATTEAGKGQGTVAKDDKNIKVGIVVNGQGNFFNAGIFQETQRLVKEKGGTPVALDSLGQREKMLSDIETLIQQNVDALIVLLGDPTFLEPALKKAKEKNIPWISVAAGFHPLVDLEIDSNDWAMGAKVAAYMAARLGGKGKIVEIYGDLILPTRARAEALRAVLKEYPEIQIVERHAYAWPGFLEDCRKWMETVLQKYPKPGDIQAVFAAFDGAGIGAAQAIEAAGRKEIFVVGIDGDPLAYENMRNKGVFAATAAHDLKGMAEKAVEWAFRMAKGEKPPVKMMFIDSPLITQENVPPATK
- a CDS encoding sugar ABC transporter ATP-binding protein, with the protein product MEGNSYVLEMKNISMQFPGVKALDNVDFSVARGEIHALVGENGAGKSTLIKILGGVYLPTSGEILVEGKKVTYSSPQEAAAAGISIVHQELNLVPYMCVAENLFMGRSLPKNKWGMVNWSELYRKAAELLTVVGLQDLVRYPAGRLSVAQQQLLQIGRAVSFGAKIVVFDEPTACLSRSEVENLFRVIRSLKERGTSIIYVSHRLEEIFELADRVTVLRDGKRVGVHEINQVSPQQIISLMLGKELSKERRRQSYVQDEVVLRAEGLCSDTGVRDVSFELRKGEVVGLAGVVGSGRTEVARLLFGVDKLTSGRIFVGEEQIFPPNIRKAIRAGLAFVPEDRRNQGLVLNMTVKENASLAFLKNFARYGFISHAKEKERVQGLIRTLSIRPPEASRIVKYLSGGNQQKVVLAKWLAGAKPKVVIFDEPTQGIDVGAKAEVHQLIDNLAREGAGILLISSDIQELLSLCDRILVMVRGKIVKCLSREEATASTILAYAMRKENSAEYA
- a CDS encoding ABC transporter permease produces the protein MPSVLRKYGTLIGFLVLCVIFSFLSPVFLTVDNLVMVLLQGSMLTIIALGTTVVMAAGGFDMSFGSVCGLIGVALAGMLVKGVPIPLAILISLAMGAAFGCVNGILVAVFGIADFIATLSTMSIARGLNYYYTRGEPIFMGIPPEFKIIGQGKIGIIGYPVLIMLAVLVILYVFMNHTVTGRQIYAVGGNKTAARLSGINVRWIRIFSFIIGGLAAALTAVIVTSRLGSGQPTAGEGFLLDGLAAVFLGMTMFKEGEPHISGTFIGALIMGVLVNGLNLLGVQYFFQDILKGLIILAAVGLTATGKPKD